In the Ranitomeya imitator isolate aRanImi1 chromosome 2, aRanImi1.pri, whole genome shotgun sequence genome, tcttttttctagactaaataatcctaatttcgctaatctatctgggtattgtagttctcccatcccctttattaattttgttgccctcctttgtactctctctagttccattatatccttcctgagcaccggtgcccaaaactggacacagtactccatgtgcggtctaactagggatttgtacagaggcagtataatgctctcatcatgtgtatccagacctcttttaatgcaccccatgatcctgtttgccttggcagctgctgcctggcactggctgctccaggtaagtttatcattaactaggatccccaagtccttctccctgtcagatttacccagtggtttcccgttcagtgtgtaatggtgatattgattccttcttcccatgtgtataaccttacatttatcattgataaacctcatctgccacctttcagcccaagtttccaacttatccagatccatctgtagcagaatactatcttctcttgtattaactgctttacatagttttgtatcatctgcaaatatcgatattttactgtgtaaaccttctaccagatcattaatgaatatgttgaagagaacaggtcccaatactgacccctgcggtaccccactggtcacagcgacccagttagagactataccatttataaccaccctctgctttctatcactaagccagttactaacccatttacacacattttcccccagaccaagcattctcattttgtgtaccaacctcttgtgcggcacggtatcaaacgctttggaaaaatcgagatataccacgtccaatgactcaccgtggtccagcctatagcttacctcttcataaaaactgattagattggtttgacaggagcgatttctcataaacccatgctgatatggagttaaacagttattctcattgagataatccagaataacatccctcagaaacccttcaaatattttaccaacaatagaggttagacttactggcctataatttccaggttcacttttagagccctttttgaatattggcaccacatttgctatgcgccagtcctgcggaacagaccccgtcgctatagagtcactaaaaataagaaataatggtttatctattatatagaggtgttatcagtcattgtacaggaggaggaggaggtgagctgtgacatcacctattgtgaatggtggatcctgtgttatctactgtatatagaggagttatcagtcattgtacaggaggaggaggtgagctgtgacatcacctattgtgaatggtggatcctgtgttatctactgtatatagaggtgttatcagtcattgtacaggaggaggaggtgagctgtgacatcacctattgtgaatggtggatcctgtgttatctgctgtatatagaggtgttatcagtcattgtacaggaggaggaggtgagctgtgacatcacctattgtgaatggtggatcctgtgttatctgctgtatatagaggtgatatcagtcattgtacaggaggaggaggtgagctgtgacatcacctattgtgaatggtggatcctgtgttatctactgtatatagaggtgttatgagtCATTGTACTCTTGTCTatgataatagataataataacaCTGCTGCATTGTCATCTGTACAGAACTGAATGTGTAAGTCTATTATAATGCCAAGTGACCCGGGTTCTGGTTTAGGCAATACCCTTCGTTGTGGCACAAGGCTTGTTGCAGCCTCAATAACGTtcagggtatgtgcagaggatcgggaactggcagcgctttggacacagcgcatGTTCGCTGCCGACTATTGAACGCAGATGAATCTCCATGTGATCACTGACCTGTGCGGAGTCACCGTGTCCAGTACATTGCATACAGGTGAAATGTATGTTGCGGAGGCTTGCGTTcctcaagagaaattgacatgccgtGGTCTGGAGAGACGCCCGTTTCTGCGGGTAAGCGGTGGGCATCTGTGGACGCAGAGTGGACATAGGATTTCTGaatatcccatccactatgctttaacatctggacactgcaggttggacgctgcacaagtacacagcgtccatcccgcagcgtttactgatcgtctgcacatacccttagggtagccATCTCTAATAGGCGGCACTAGAAGTTGGACTAGAAGTTGCATTTCGTGTCAGATGTTGGATTGCTGGAATAACTGGTTACCAAGAAGAAAAGAATAACAGAGTGATCGGCTTTCAGGTTCTGGCAAGCTTTCTTATAACGCTACTGCAGATGTGGGGAGGGGGATTATAAAGGCAGCACAGTTGTCCAGCAGAACAATCTGCAAAAATAGTGAGAAAATCCCACACGTTACACGCAACAGAACCAGCGCGTCATATGAAAAATCAGATGTGTTGGAATGGGATGGATTCGATGGACGTAGTTACTCCATGTGACGGGGGATCCTGGTTacatacagatatcacatacagtatggAGGTAGTGACTGAGTGATGGTGGACCCTGGTTACATCTCTGTATATCGCAGGGATTCCTCCTGTCACCTGTACGAGTCTCCTCCCAGCGACGTGACGTCTTCTTCTCACCTGTACAGCAGGGAAACAGAAAGCGGTAGGTTCCCATGGCTGCTGTCACTTGTATTCTGGACGTACATAGAATATATCTGCACATCCTGAAAATGAAGAATTTTCTCTTCTGGAGATTGAGATATAAAAGACGAAACATGGGTAGACATGAGACAGAGCTACGAGTCGCAGAGAGAAGAAAGACGACCGGGCAGGTGAGCATCTTCTACTGGGTGTACATACAGAATATCAGCGCTGAGGACATTTACACGATGGATAATAATCAGGTTTTATGTATTAAATTCTTATACCCAGGTTCATAGGAAGAGAAAAACTCCAAATCGACACCAATTCTCCAGCCATGGACGTCAGACTGGTGGTCGTCTTCACTCTTGTTCTTGTGGCAGTGACCGGACTTCCACACCAGAGACGCTGCCCGATGTCCAGATATCAATCAGTATCGTCCGCTGATATCAGGGTGATCCGACAACTGCAGAATGAACATGTAAGGAGAGAGGATGTGTTATATAGAGAGGAGTCAAATCGTGTGTGTACAGGTGGTGCCAAAATCAGGAATCGATCAATGGATCTTCTCCACTATGTATTATGTGGTGGCTCTCGTAACAGCTGCTTCCATTGACCGATGCCTTGAAGCATTGAATGTTGGTTCCTGACATTTCAGTCCCGATGGATAATAGACTATACAGTAGATATTCTGGATGACGTCTCTTTCACTGAACATATAATATACGTTCGGTGCTTAAAAGCTACAACAAATACTTCTCTATCTGTCCACAGGAGAAGGACATGTCCACCAGTGCCATCAAATGCTACAGAAATATGATGAGACACAAGCCGTCTGTATGTGACCTAATGGTAAGTGCATAGTGGTCTCGTTCCTATTACTGACCCCCAACTCCACCAGAGACCCAAGAAATAACCATGTGACCCTCTAATCTTCTCCACAGCCCAGTGATCGTCTCATCTTGATCTTGGAACGAGTGTCACAAACACTTGATGTCCTGCAGAGCAAGTCCACATCTGGTGCTACAGATGTCGGACCCCAGTCCCTCATGATCTTCCATAAACTGAGAGATGATCTCATGATTTGTGTAAGTTCCCATGTCCAATTCTTCCTAGAGTGTATGTATGAGACATTTCACCCATCACTTATCATCGTCCTTTTCTGTCCAGCAGAAAGAGTCAACAGGAATCAGTGAGACTCCGTCCGAGGAGCTGAAGCCTTGGCTGCACCATCTCCAGCACTTTAAGGACTTGGTAAGTGTCCTGCATGAGAAATGTGGATGTTCCATTTTTATTATGATAAAGATTTATGCACTCGGGCAATATCAAATCCAGAAGATATGGGTTTCCGAGAAGAGCTAGAAGCCAATTGATTGATGGAGAAGGTAGCATGGAACTCTTTGAGAGTCAGGTGGTTTTCTAGTTTTAGTGGAGTAGATAAGAGGCACGAGCGGAAATGCTTGTCTGTAATTGCCATTAGGTTGCACATATTGATGATTACTAATACAAATATTTTCCCATGTAAATTGGGTTAAAAATACTGTATGTTCTAATGACGATAAGAGAACTTCTCATCATGGAGTTGGTGTGGTATGAAGATTAGGAGAATTTTCATGACTTCAATTTGCATTATaaaagttttttaaattattttgtagGCATCTCCACAATGTCTCCAGGATGCTGTGTTACTCGGACTCATCCCAATACTGGTGGAGGACGTTGGGTGTTGGGTTCATGGGCAGTAACTTAAAAAGAAGTTTAAAAGAAGATCCACAAGTTTAGAGGATGCTCTTCAATTTCCGAATTTGAAGTCATGGTCCATCTTCCCTGAACATCACAAAGTCTATTATCTTCATCCTGTAATTTATGACCACCATCATTGGAAGAAGAAGGAGAAAGAGAAGAGTCATTCTCCATGTGTCAGGAAGTCCACACAGAAGAAGCTTCTCTAAAACTTCCTGAGATCCATCTATATTTTCTGGATATTCTAGGAGAATCAAGGAACTAATGTTTTTCACTTCCCCCTGCACAAATATGACAATGCTATttctattttatatatttattgcaTATTTGCTTAttatattgatattatttattgctTTGAAATGGATTTATTTGAATGTCTGTTTTTCGGAAATACTAAAATAAAATTTTCTGTTGTAAAgaccaatctatatatataattgtctaagggtttttccgtctgtctgtcctggaaatcccgcgtctctgattggtcgaggccgcgaggcctcgaccaatcagcgacgggcacagtatcgacgtagaaataccacatctctgattggtcgaggccgccaggtctcaaccaatcagcgacgggcacagcgatgatgatgtcataaaggacgtagacatcccgcgtctctgattggtcgaggccgccaggcctcaaccaatcagcgatgggcacagtatcgacgtagatgtcataatggttgccatggcgacgatgtcataaaggttgcctcgaccaatcagcgatgggcacaatctgccgcgaattctggaatcatcattgtccatatactacggggatatgcatattctagaatacccgatgcgttaaaatcgggccacaacctagtctactatataattgtctaagggtcacttctgtctgtctgtcatggttattcattcgctgattggtctcggcagctgcctgtcatagctgccgcgaccaataagtgacggccacagtctggaagaaaatggccgctccttcctccccgcagtcagtgcccggcgtccacatactcccctccggtcagcgctcacacagggttaatggcagcgttgaccgcagtgtaacacactcggttaactctgctattaaccctgtgtgaccacctttttactatttatgctgcctatgcagcatgaatagtaaaaatatctaatgttaaaaataataaaaaaaataaaaaatagttatatgctcaccctccggtggccccccggatcagaaaccggccttttccgctccgcgcgacgtcccggtgaccgctgcatgcattgcggtctcgcgagatgatgacgtacggtcatGCACTAAAAGATATTAATCTTACCAATgctgttttgggcaccgatgctccaaTGAGCAGTGTTTTTGCTGCTATTCCTCGCATTTTGCATCATCTTTGTGATCTATAATGAACCTTAGGGGCAGCACTTAAGGATTAAAACCGCTCCACCCCATGTCCTGCCATGCACTGGATTACTATAGGTCACCGTTTTGCGTCTATGATCCTAGAAAAAACATTTTATCTCTTGCACATTCGCTGTCCTCTTAAGATTTCAGGGACTCCACAATACCTTTTGCTGCGATTTTATATGATGGCTACGGGCGGTTTAGTGATTGTGCTCACATCTCCAGCCATTCTTCTACTCTTGGTGAGCAGAGACTTCACAAAACTCCTCACGTATTATGTAAGTCATGCCCGTGGAGTAAAGTCTGTCAGAGGCCATCAGCTCAAGAAGGCTTCACGAGACTGACTTGGTCCTCCATGATGTGGATGAATGGATCCCAAGGGCGGATTAatagtagccagggccccgggacgGATTAGAAGGTATAGCCCCCTTCCCCAGGTACCTGATGTATCACGTGACATGTCACATGATCTGACCAGAAAAAAGAAGCCTAACAAGGTCCAAGAAGAAACATACATAATGTCCTTGTCATACAAAGCATAACCCTTCAGATTATAAATGGACGGTCAAGTGGCAGAGCAAATAAACCACAAGCCGCGTTCCCACAAGCTGGCATATAAAGTACGGAGCCACGATCGCCGCCATACAGCtccgtcagcagaaaaataaaggtatagctctcagaataaagcgatgcaaaaataataattttttctataaaaatagtttttatcgtgtaaaagcgccaaaacataaaatgccaatataaatggggtatcgctgtaatcgtactgacccgaagaataaagctgctttatcaattttaccacacgtggagcaGTATAAAAAATAAACCCAAAAAAAAcaattgttcattctacctcccaaaaataggaatagaaagcgatcaaaaaaatgtcatgtgccgaaaatagtatcaataagaacatcaactcgtcctacaaaaaagaagccctcactcgACTCTGTAGGCcacaatgtggaaaaattatagctctcaaaatctcaaaatatggtgaggcaaaaactagtttttgcaataaaaagcgtcttttagtgtgtgacagctgccaaacataaaaacccaatataaacctggtatcactgtaatcgcaccgacccgaaggataaagtcgcctaatcaagggcgtggctatgtagctgaaGAGAGAGGTTGCACCCTGGGAGAGCTCCTAATATCCTGACTACTTCCTGCCATTAAGACCCCTTCTAAGTGTAAGTTACCTGTCAGGTCTGAAGCCCTTTGGACCCTGGAAGGTGTGCGGCCACTATAAAGGAGCGCTGTGAGGACCTGAGAGACGCTGGGAGCCGAGGGAGCCTACATGGCCAGCGTGATACATGTGAGGCGGCGGCCATTTTACAAGCGCGCGCTCTAACAAGCTACAGAGCGGCGCCAAAGTCTGCCGGCGCCGGGACTCCCCCCTGAGCCGTGAGAAATCCCCGGTACCTGCGGGTGAGTGCGGCGGAGCTCTGGTGCGCTGAGAACTGGAGGGACTTGGACGGTGGTGTCTGTGTGAGGTGGCGGCCACTACATAAGTGCGCGCTCTCACTATAACTGCAGCGCTGTCTAGGAGGTGAGCACGCATTCTGAACTTTATTAAGGGGACGGGCGGTGAGTGCTCTGGAAAATTGGGCCCCGTGCTCCCCTATCAGGAAGACACTTACCCTACCGGTGCTATTACTTTGGAGGGTTTGGCCCCCTCCTTGCTGTTGCCTCTGCGGGTGCTATGGGTCCCCCTGGTGCACGGAGCTCCAGTGAAGACTGGGAACTGCTGCATTTATTACTCTGAGCACTTCGCCCATTTAGTGCTGCctcataatataatataatataaatactTTATACCAGCCCTGCCATCTCTGTGACTGGAACTTGGCACTATTTCATAATATAACTTCAGCTATTTTGCTGCCTCTCACTTCTATCAGCTATGCAACACTCTAAGGGATCAGGAGCTGCTGACAAATTGAAAAGAGATGCCAGGGATGACCCCTCGGATGGTGTGCAAACCCTTAGAAACAATCCCTCGCAGGCTCAACGCAAAAGCCGCccttctgatagtaatgaggagggtgAACAAGAAGAACTGACCCTCAAACAGGCATCTGAACAATTAATGCAAGCTATCTCCTTAACCAGATCATCTCTTActgaaaaaatagaggatgtgcacACTGAGGTGGGCCATCTAAGGCAGGATATGCAAGCCATGAGAGGACGTATCACAGAGGTGGAAACGAGAGTGTCACAAATAGAAGACACCATCACGCCCATGGAGGCTAAGTTGACAAAGCTGGCTGGCTCTATAATTGCCTGGAAACAAAAAGCAGATGATTTGGAGAACAGACTTCGTCGAAACAATATCCGAATTATTGGTCTTCCGGAAGGCTCAGAGGGCCAGAAACCTGGGCAATTTCTAGAGGGCTGGCTTAAGGCCTCTCTGGGAGATGAAGTCTCCTCAACATTCTCTGTGGAAAGGGCCCACAGGGTTCCCCCGCTGAGACCTTTTTTGGCACGTCTTCTCAACTGCAAGGATAGAGACGCTATTCTACGACTGGCACGGCAGAAAAGCCCTATCAAATTTCATAACGCCACAATCTCGATCTTTCCGAATTTTTCTATGGAGCTTCAGAAACAGCGGGCGCGGTTCATGGAAATAAAGAAACAACTCAGAGACCAAAACGTCATGTACTCTATGATTTATCCAGCTCAACTACGAATTGTTCATGAGGGTTCTTCTATATTTTTCATTGATCCGGAGGAAGC is a window encoding:
- the LOC138666229 gene encoding uncharacterized protein, encoding MRQSYESQREERRPGRFIGREKLQIDTNSPAMDVRLVVVFTLVLVAVTGLPHQRRCPMSRYQSVSSADIRVIRQLQNEHEKDMSTSAIKCYRNMMRHKPSVCDLMPSDRLILILERVSQTLDVLQSKSTSGATDVGPQSLMIFHKLRDDLMICKESTGISETPSEELKPWLHHLQHFKDLASPQCLQDAVLLGLIPILVEDVGCWVHGQ